The genomic DNA AGGTCTGAAGCAGTGCGTCCCTGTTGCCAGGTCCCCGGCCTCCGTACCGGGGGTGTGCGTCACGCGTATTGACGCTGCACTGCCATATTCAATTAACTACGCGTGGGCTGTTCCCTGGTGTCAGGGGCCCTCTATCCGGTGCCCGTAAGGACCCCGGCGTTAGAGCGGCTGATTAGCCCTGGCGCTGCTTGTGGCGCGGGTTCTCGCAGATCACCATGACTCGACCGTTACGGCGAATCACCTTGCACTTATCGCAGATCTGCTTGACGCTCGGCTGGACCTTCATGGTTTTCCTTTGCGTGGTTGCAGGGTTGAGCTTCAACGGGCGGCCAACCGGCAGTGCCGGCTGGCTTTCCGTCTTTGCAGCGGTTTATTTGTAGCGGTAGACGATCCGACCCCGGGTGAGGTCGTACGGGCTAAGTTCCACTACAACGCGGTCTCCTGGGAGGATGCGAATGTAGTGTTGACGCATCTTTCCCGAGATGTGTGCGAGCACAATGTGGCCGTTGGCCAGCTCAACGCGGAACATCGCGTTGGGCAGGGCTTCGTTGACCGAGCCCTCGATCTCAATGACGCCGTCTTTCTTGGCCATATCCTCCGCTAACGTCTGTGTCCCCGGCTAAGACCGGAAACGGTTTTCGATTGTGGCTTTCCCTGCCGTATCCGCCCGCCGATCCCGGGGCACAAGCCATCGAGATCGGTCAATCAGGGCACAAACGTAGAGACAACCAACAGATAACTCTACGGGAAGAGGCCGCATAAGTTAAATCGCTGCCGCTGTCCAGTTTCCCAGGTACCGTTTTGCACCGCAGTTGCAATGGCGGAAAAGACTGCAGGCCCCGCTCCCCAAAGGGAACGGAGCCTGCAGTCCTTGTCCGGTATCCGGCTGCTAGGGAATCGGGACCGGTGTGACACCGAGCGGTTCGAGCCGGGAGGCCCCGCCGTCCGGAGCCGTCAGCACCCAGATTCCCTTTTCATGGATGGCCACCGAGTGCTCCCACTGGCTGGACCGGCTGCCGTCAACCGTGATGACCGTCCAGTCATCCTCAAGGGTTTTGGTTTCGATCCCGCCACGCACGAGCATGGGCTCAATGGCCAGGCACAGCCCGGGCCGCAGCTTCGGTCCGCGATGGCTGGTGCGGTAGTTCAGGACGTCCGGCGCCTGGTGCATTTCGGTTCCGATGCCGTGTCCGACATAGTCCTCGAGGATGCCCAGCCGCTTGCCCGGCACGGAGCTGACATAGTCATCAACCGCCGCACCGATATCGCCCACGAATTTACCCTTGGCTGCGGCGGCAATACCGTGCCACATGGCGTTTTCGGTGACATCCGAGAGACGCTGGTCCTCGGGGTCGGGCGTGCCCACGATCACCGTGCGTGCCGAGTCCGAATGCCAGCCGCGGACTACTGCGCCCCCGTCAATGGAAATGATGTCGCCCTCCTGCAGCACCCGGTCCCCCGGGATGCCGTGGACAACTTCCTCATTCACCGAAGTGCAGACCGTTGCGGGGTAGTCGTAATAGCCAAGGAAATTGGAGGTGGCTCCGGCTTCCTTCAGCACCCCGGCGAAAACCGCGTCGATTTCCCGCGTGCTGACTCCTACCTCTGCGGATTTCACGGCCGCGTCGAGTGCGGAGATCAGCACCAGGCCGGCTTCGCGCATGATGCGCATCTGCTCGTTGGTTTTGTATTGGATTCGAGGCTGGCCGAACATGTGTCTTCTAACTTTCTGGCGGATAACTTTTAGCGCAGGTCCTTCAGTGCTTCCATCACGCGCTCGGTGACTTCGTCGATGCCGCCCAGTCCGTCGACGCGGGTCACGATGCCGCGGTCCTGATAGCGGGAGACGACGTCGGCCGTCTGCTGCTTGTAGAGGTCCAGCCGGTGCCGGATGACGTCTTCGGTGTCGTCGCTGCGGCCCTCGAGTTCGGCGCGCTTGAGCAGGCGGGCAACCAGTTCGTCGTCGTCGGCGGTGAGCAGCAGCACGGCGTCGAGCTTCTGGCCCTTGCCGGCCAGGATGTCGTCGAGTTCATCGACCTGTGCCACGGTGCGCGGGTAGCCGTCCAGCAGGAAGCCGGGCTCGACGTCGTTGTCCTGCAGCCGGCTGCGGACCATGCTGTTGGTAACGCTGTCCGGAACAAAGTTGCCGGCATCGATGTACTTCTTGGCCTCCACGCCCAGGGGCGTGAGTTCCTTGACGTTGGAGCGGAAGATGTCGCCGGTCGATATTGCCGTGACGCCGAGGCGCTCCGAAATGCGGGCGGCCTGAGTTCCTTTACCGGCACCGGGAGGCCCGATAATGAGCATTCTTGTCATCGCAATAACCCTTCGTAGTGACGTTGCTGGAGCTGTGCGTCAATCTGTTTGACCGTTTCCAGTCCCACACCAACCATGATGAGGATTGACGTTCCGCCGAACGGGAAGTTCTGGTTAGCTCCAACCAACACCAGAGCAATCAGCGGGATCAGGGCGACGAAGCCCAGGTACAGGGCGCCGGGCAGCGTGATCCGTGAGAGCACATACTGCAGGTATTCGGCGGTGGGGCGGCCGGCCCGGATGCCGGGAATGAAGCCGCCGTACTTCTTCATGTTCTCCGAGACCTCGTCCGGGTTGAACGTGATGGAGACGTAGAAGTAGGTGAAGAAGACGATCAGGAGGAAGTACACCAGCATGTACAGCGGGTGGTCGCCGCTGACCAGGTAGTTGTTGATCCAGACCACCCATTCCGGCGGCGTGCCGGTGGCGGGGGTATTGAACTGGGCCAGCAGGCTGGGCAGGTACAGCATGGAGGAAGCGAAGATCACGGGGATCACGCCTGCCATGTTCACCTTGATCGGGATGTAGGTGTTCGTCCCGCCGACGGTGCGCCGGCCGACCATGCGCTTGGCATACTGCACGGGCACGCGCCGCTGCGACTGTTCCACGAAGATCACCAGTGTCACGGTGAGGACACCCACGGCAAGGACGGCCAGGAAGATGGTCCAGCCCTGTGCGGTGAGGATGGCGCCGAGGGCGCTGGGGAAGGAAGCGGCGATGGAGGTGAAGATGAGCAGCGACATGCCGTTGCCCACGCCCTTCTCCGTGACCAGTTCGCCCATCCACATGATGACGCCGGTGCCGGCGGTCAGGGTGATGATGAGCAGGAGGATGGTGACCAGGCTGTCATCGGGGATGACGGGCAGCGCGCACTGGTTGTTGAACAGTGCCCCGGAGCGGGCCAGGGAGACCACTGTGGTGGCGTTGAGCAGGCCAAGCGCAATGGTGAGGTAGCGCGTGTACTGCGTGAGCTTGGACTGGCCCTGCGCTCCTTCTTCATGGAGTGCCTGGAAGTGCGGGATCACCACGCGCAGCAGCTGGACGATGATGCTGGCCGTAATGTACGGCATGATGCCCAGGGCAAAGATGGAAACCTGCAGCAGGGCGCCGCCGCTAAAAAGATTGACGAATTCGTATATGCCACCCGAAGTGGCACCCAGAGCCAAGCACTGCTGCACATTGCCGTAGTCAACACCCGGGGCCGGGATAAAAGCACCCATGCGGAAGATAGTGATGATACCCAGCGTAAACAACAGCTTGCGTCGCAGGTCTGGCGTCCGGAAAGCCCGGCCAATAGCGCTAAGCAAGCGTCCTCCTGAAGTTTGAAAGTCCCATGCGGACTTGTGACAGAAACAGAGTCTAGCCGCTCGGACCCCGTACTGCGTTAACGGCGTACGGGCGGCGGTAGTTGCGTTAAACGAAACTGAACTCCTGCCAGACCGTTCTATCGGTCCGCCAGGAGTTCAGTCACTTCACACGGGGAGTCGCACGCCCCTCCCCCGCCGTCCGCTCAGGGCGTCCGGCGGGGAAAGGAGGCTGATCCGCCACAAGGTTCTAGACCTCGGTGGTGGATCCGCCCGCTGCGGCGATCTTCTCAGCTGCGCTGGCGGAGAAGGCGTTGGCCTGCACATCAACCTTGACGGTGATGTCGCCGGATCCAAGAACCTTCACGGGCTGGTTCTTGCGAACCGCACCCTTGGCAACCAGTGCTTCGATGGTCACGGCGCCGCCTTCGGGGAACAGCTCCGAGATCTTGTCCAGGTTTACAACCTGGAACTCGACCCGGAACGGGTTCTTGAAGCCGCGCAGCTTCGGCAGGCGCATGTGCAGCGGAAGCTGCCCGCCTGCGAAACCGGCCTTGACCTGGTAGCGGGCAGCCGTACCCTTGGTACCGCGGCCTGCCGTCTTACCCTTGGAACCTTCACCGCGGCCTACGCGGGTCTTGGCCGTCTTGGCACCGGGTGCCGGACGCAGGTGATGAACCTTCAGAGCTTTGTTATCTTCGGGCATGTTACTTCGCCTCCTCAACCTTCACGAGGTGCGGAACCGTGTTGATCATGCCAACGGTCACTGCATCGGCAGTACGGACGACGGAGTCGCCGATGTGCTTCAGGCCCAGTGAACGCAGCGTGTCGCGCTGATTCTGCTTACCACCGATGGTGGACTTAATCTGAGTGATTTCCAGCCGTGCCGAGCTAACGGCAACGTTCTTCGGAGTCGACATCAGGCACCTGCCTTCTGCATGTTGCGGAGCATCGCGGCGGGAACAACCTCGTCGAGCGGAAGACCGCGGCGTGCAGCCACAGCCTGGGGCTCTTCGAGACGCTTCAGCGCATCCACCGTGGCGTGCACGATGTTGATGGCGTTGGAGGACCCGAGCGACTTGGACAGCACGTCGTGGATACCGGCGCATTCGAGGATGGCGCGAACCGGACCGCCGGCGATAACGCCGGTACCGGGGGAAGCCGGACGCAGCAGGACAACGCCTGCAGCTGCTTCACCCTGGACGAGGTGCGGAACGGTTCCACCGATGCGGGGGACGCGGAAGAAGGACTTCTTGGCTTCTTCAACGGCCTTCGCGATAGCGGAGGGAACTTCCTTTGCCTTGCCGTAGCCAACGCCGACCATGCCGTTGCCGTCACCGACAACTACGAGGGCGGTGAAGCTGAAGCGACGGCCACCCTTGACCACCTTGGCAACACGGTTGATGGTAACGACGCGTTCAATGAACTTGTCCTTATCATCGTTGCGTCCGCCATCGCGGCCACCGCGGCCACCGCGTTCGCCGCGGCCTCCACGGTCGGAGCGCTGCTCGCCGCGACGTCCGCCGCGGCGGTCGTCGGTACCGGTGGCTGCGGCTTCCTTGGTCTCAGTTGCCTCAGCAGCTGTAGCTTCAGTCACCTGATTTTCCTTTTCCTTGTTTACCTCGGTCACAGTGCCAGCCCACCTTCACGTGCGCCGTCTGCAACTGCAGCAATACGGCCGTGGTAGCGGTTGCCGCCGCGGTCAAAGACAACGGCTTCGACGCCGGCGGCCTTGGACCGCTCAGCGACGAGTTCGCCGACGCGCTTGGCCTTGGCAGTCTTGTCGCCGTCCAGTGCACGCAGATCCGCTTCCATGGTGGAGGCGGATGCCACGGTTACGCCGCGGGTGTCATCGACAACCTGGACGAATACGTGGCGGGAGGAGCGGTTGACCACGAGGCGCGGACGAGCCGTGGTCCCGGAAATCCGCTTGCGGATACGCAGCTGGCGACGGCTGCGGAGGGCAGCCTTGCTCTTGCTGTTTCGCTTCTTATTGATGCTGATGGCCATGGTTACTTACCAGCCTTTCCGACCTTGCGGCGGACAATCTCGCCGGCGTAACGAATACCCTTGCCCTTGTAGGGGTCGGGCTTACGCAGCTTGCGGATGTTGGCGGAAACCTCGCCCACCTGCTGCTTGTCGATACCGGACACGGTGACCTTCGTCGGGCCGACCACGGTAAGCGTGATGCCTTCCGGGGCGGTGACGGGGACCGGGTGGCTGTAGCCCAGGGCGAACTCGAGGTCCGCTCCCTTGGCGACAACGCGGTAACCGGTACCAACGATTTCCAGATCCTTCTTGTAGCCTTCGGTCACACCGGTGATCATGTTGCTGATCAGGGTGCGGGTCAGGCCGTGGAGGGAGCGGGATTCACGCTCGTCGTTCGGGCGGGTAACGGTAATGATGCCGTCTTCCAGGGAAGCCGTGATCGGGCTGGGCACAGTGTGGCTCAGCTCGCCCTTGGCGCCCTTGACGGACACAACGTTTCCGTTGATGGCGATATCTACTCCGGCAGGAACCGGGATGGGCAGACGTCCAATACGTGACATTTTTCTTTCCCTTCCCTGCTACCAGACGTAGGCGAGGACTTCCCCACCTACACCCTTCTTGGCGGCCTGGCGGTCGGTCAGGAGACCTGACGACGTCGACAGGATTGCGATACCCAGACCACCGAGCACGCGCGGCAGGTTGGTGGACTTTGCGTAAACGCGCAGACCGGGCTTGGAGATGCGGCGAACGCCGGCGATGGAACGCTCGCGGTTCGGACCGAACTTGAGGTCCAGGGTCAGCTTCTTGCCGACCTCGGCTTCTTCTTCCTTCCAGCCGGCGATGTAGCCTTCGGCCTTCAGGATGTCAGCAACGCGCGCCTTGAGCTTGCTGTAGGGCATAGACACGGAGTCGTGGTATGCCGAGTTTGCATTGCGCAGACGCGTGAGCATATCTGCGACAGGATCTGTCATTGTCATTTGGGCTCTTGCCCTCCCTCGTAACGGTTTCCTGCAGGATTCCCGTGCGGCGTCGCCTCACGGATGTCCGTCGGACCTGTTACGTAGTAATTAATCTTCGGATTTGAACGGGAAGCCGAGCGCCTTCAGCAGCGCGCGTCCCTCGTCATCGGTCTTTGCAGTGGTAACCACGGTGACGTCCATGCCGCGTACGCGGTCGATCTTGTCCTGATCGATTTCGTGGAACATCGACTGTTCGGTCAGACCGAACGTGTAGTTGCCGTTGCCGTCGAACTGCTTGCCGTTCAGGCCGCGGAAGTCACGGATACGGGGCAGAGCCAGGGTAACCAGGCGGTCCACGAACTCCCACATCCGGTCGCCGCGCAGGGTAACGTGCGCGCCGATCGGCATGCCTTCACGCAGCTTGAACTGCGCGATGGACTTGCGTGCCTTGGTGACCTGGGGCTTCTGGCCCGTGATCTGGGTGAGGTCCCGGACAGCACCGTCAATGAGCTTGGAGTCCTTGGCGGCATCTCCAACACCCATGTTCACGACCACCTTGACGAGGCGGGGAACCTGGTTGACGTTTGCGTAGTTGAATTCGTCCTGCAGGGTCTGCTTGATCTCCGCTGCGTAGCGGGTCTTCAGACGGGGAACGATCTTGGTGACAGTCTCAGTCATTAGAGGTCCTTCCCAGAGCCCTTGGCCACGCGGATACGCACTGTGCGCTCACGGCCATCTTTTTCGACGGTTTCAGTGCGGAAGCCAACACGGGTCGGCTTCTTGGTTTCCGGGTCGACAACGGCGACGTTGGAAACGTGGATCGGGGCTTCAACAACCTCGATGCCGCCGGTCTTGGAACCACGGGAGGACTGGCCAACCTTGGTGTGCTTGGTGACGCGGTTGATGCCTTCAACGAGAACGCGGTTGCTCTCGGGGAAAACCTTCAGAACCTTGCCCTGCTTGCCGCGGTCTCCGCCGCGCTCAGCCTTTGCACCGGTGATGACCTGAACGAGGTCACCCTTCTTGATCTTTGCCATGGACTACAGCACCTCCGGAGCCAGCGAAATGATCTTCATGAACTTCTTGTCGCGAAGTTCGCGGCCGACCGGCCCGAAGATACGGGTACCACGGGGGTCGCCGTCGTTCTTCAAGATCACTGCAGCGTTCTCATCGAACTTGATGTAGGAACCGTCCTGGCGGCGGCGTTCCTTCTTGGTACGGACGATGACGGCCTTGACCACGTCGCCCTTTTTGACGTTGCCGCCGGGAATTGCATCCTTGACGGTGGCAACGATGGTGTCGCCAATGCCTGCGTAGCGACGGCCGGATCCACCGAGAACGCGGATGGTCAAGATTTCCTTGGCACCCGTGTTGTCGGCGACCTTCAGTCGCGACTCCTGCTGAATCACTTATTACTCCTGTCGTCGCGCCGGTTCTCAAATATGAGCCTTGCGGAACGGATATGGGTGGACCCCGTAATACTGGTACTCAACGCCTGCCCGCCGGCCGCACGCCAGTGCGGGCCGCCTTCAAGGCGTCGAACAAGATTATCGGGCTTTTGTCTCATTCGGCGGTGAGGAAACCGGCTCGGAATTCCGGCTCGAACACGGCCGTTCTCCGGGCACACTTCCGCACCACACAGACAAGATTTCAAGTTTATCGCGAAAAGGCCCCGGATGCGAAATCGTAGATGATAACGCGGCCGGGGCCCTTACGCTGTGGACGGGGCCGGCATGTTCTTCACGCTCCGGGGAGCCTGGCGAACACACCGGCGGTCCGGCCGGTATTGCTTACTACTAGGTTACTTGGCCTTTTCGAGGATCTCGACCAGGCGCCACCGCTTGGTAGCGGACAGCGGCCGGGTCTCGGCGATCAGCACGAGGTCACCAATGCCGGCAGCGTTCTGCTCGTCATGGGCCTTGCGCTTCTCGGTCCGGCGAATAACCTTGCCGTAAAGGGCGTGCTTCACGCGGTCTTCAACCTGGACAACGATGGTCTTGTCCATCTTGTCCGAGACCACGTAGCCGCGTGCGGTCTTCCGGTACCCGCGGGCATCGGCGCCGTTTGCGTCAGTTGTCACTGCTGCCTCATTCTTGTTTTCGCTCACTTGGCATCATCCTCAGCGACCTTGGCTTCAGCTTCAGACTCAGTAGCCTTCTTCTTGGACTTCTTCGGTGCCTCGGGTGCTGCTTCCTCAACGGGAGCAACTACCTCGGGACGAATGCCCAGCTCGCGCTCACGCAGCACCGTGTAGATGCGGGCGATATCGCGCTTGACTGCACGCAGACGACCGTGGTTTTCCAGCTGGCCGGTGGCCGACTGGAAGCGGAGGTTGAACAGCTCCTCCTTGGACTTGCGCAGTTCCTCGACGAGACGGTCCTTATCGAAGCCGTCCAGCTGCTCAGTTGTCAGCTCTTTTGATCCAACTGCCATTTCTATTCACCACCCTCGCGACGCACAATGCGTGCCTTCAACGGCAGCTTATGGATCGCCAGGCGCAGGGCCTCACGAGCTACCTCTTCGGAAACACCGGAGAGTTCGAAGAGAACCCGGCCCGGCTTGACGTTTGCAACCCACCACTCCGGAGAACCCTTACCGGAACCCATACGGGTTTCAGCAGGCTTCTTCGTCAGCGGACGGTCCGGGTAGATGTTGATCCAGACCTTGCCGCCACGCTTGATGTGGCGTGTCATGGCAATACGTGCAGCTTCAATCTGGCGGTTGGTGACGTATGCAGGCGTCAGAGCCTGGATACCCCACTCGCCGAAGCTGACGGCAGTGCCGCCGGTTGCAGCGCCGGAGCGACCCGGGTGGTGCTGCTTACGGAACTTGACTCGACGTGGGATAAGCATTTAAGCCTGTCCTCCTTCTGCTGCGGGGGCAGCTGCCTCAGCGGCCGGAGCCTCTGCAGCAGGCGCGGCGGCCTTGTCGCCGCGGTCGTTACGACGACGGCGGTCGCCGCCACGGTCGCCACGGTCGGCGGGGCCGCGGCCCGGACGGTCGTTGGAGCGTCCGCGGGACGGTGCAGCAGCCTGCTGTGCAGCCAGTTCCTTAGCGGTGACGTCGCCCTTGTAGATCCAGACCTTCACGCCGATGCGGCCGAAGGTGGTCTTGGCTTCGAAGAAACCGTAGTCGATCTGCGCGCGGAGGGTGTGCAGGGGCACACGGCCTTCGCGGTAGAACTCCGAACGGCTCATTTCAGCGCCGCCCAGACGGCCGGAGCACTGGATACGGATACCCTTTGCACCTGCACGCTGTGCGGACTGGATGGCCTTCTTCATCGCACGGCGGAAAGCCACGCGGGAAGAGAGCTGCTCAGCAACACCCTGGGCAACAAGCTGTGCTTCCATCTCGGGGTTCTTGACCTCAAGGATGTTCAGCTGAACCTGCTTGCCGGTGAGCTTTTCGAGCTCGCCGCGGATGCGGTCAGCTTCGGCGCCGCGGCGACCGATCACGATGCCCGGACGTGCGGTGTGGATATCCACACGAACACGGTCACGGGTGCGCTCGATCTCAACCTTGGCGATGCCGGCGCGATCCATGCCGGTGGACATCAGCTGACGGATCTTGATGTCCTCGCGGACAAAGTCCTTGTAACGCTGGCCCGGCTTGTTGCTGTCAGCAAACCAGTGCGATACGTGGTCAGTGGTGATGCCGAGTCGGAACCCGTGCGGGTTTACCTTCTGTCCCACTTAGCGTTCCTCCTCGATCGTAGGGGTTGCGACTACCACGGTGACGTGGCTGGTCCGCTTGTTGATGCGGTAGGCGCGGCCCTGGGCCCGCGGCTGGAACCGCTTCATGGTGGGTCCTTCGTCAACGAATGCTTCGCTGATGAAGAGGTCACCTTCGTCGAAGGCCACGCCGTCACGGTCCGCGAGGACACGTGCATTGGCCATAGCCGACTGAACTACCTTAAGTACCGGCTCCGAAGCTGCCTGGGGGGCAAACTTCAGAATTGCCAGAGCCTCATTCGCTTGCTTGCCACGAACAAGGTTGACGACGCGCCGGGCCTTCATAGGCGTTACGCGGATATGACGCGCAATTGCCTTGGCTTCCATTGCTTTCCTTCTCTCGTCTTCTGCCGAAAGAGCAGCGCCTAGCGGCGCTTGCCCTTGCGGTCGTCCTTCACATGGCCGCGGAATGTCCGCGTCAGAGCGAATTCGCCGAGCTTGTGCCCGACCATCGACTCGGTGACAAACACCGGAATGTGCTTACGTCCGTCGTGTACGGCGATCGTGTGCCCGAGCATGTCGGGGATGATCATCGAACGGCGGGACCACGTCTTGATGACGTTCTTGGTGCCCTTTTCGTTTTCGGCCGCTACCTTGAGAAACAGGTGCTGGTCGACGAAGGGGCCTTTCTTCAGGCTGCGTGGCATGTTTCCAGGCTCCTATCGCTTGTTCTTGCCGGAACGACGGCGACGCACAATGAGGTTGTCGCTCTCTTTATTGGGGCGGCGGGTGCGGCCTTCGCGCTTACCGTTCGGGTTGACCGGGTGGCGTCCACCGGAGGTCTTACCTTCACCACCACCGTGCGGGTGGTCAACCGGGTTCATGGCGACACCGCGGACGGTCGGGCGTACGCCCTTCCAGCGCATACGGCCGGCCTTGCCCCAGTTGATGTTGGACTGCTCGGCGTTGCCAACCTCGCCAATGGTGGCGCGGCAGCGAACGTCAACATTGCGGATTTCTCCGGAGGGCAGACGCAGCTGGGCGAAACGGCCTTCCTTGGCAACGAGCTGAACAGATGCACCGGCGGAGCGGGCCATCTTGGCGCCGCCACCCGGACGCAGTTCAACTGCGTGGATGGTGGTACCCACGGGGATGTTGCGCAGCGGCAGGTTGTTGCCGGGCTTGATGTCAGCCCCGGCGCCGGCCTCTACGAAATCGCCCTGCTTGAGCTTGTTCGGAGCAATGATGTAACGCTTGGTGCCATCAACGTAGTGCAGCAGCGCAATGCGGGCGGTACGGTTCGGATCGTATTCGATCTCGGCAACGCGAGCGTTGACGCCGTCCTTGTCGTGGCGACGGAAGTCGATCAGACGGTACTGACGCTTGTGTCCACCACCCTTGTGCCTGGTCGTGATCTTACCGGTGTTGTTACGGCCGCCCTTCTTGGGCAGCGGACGTACCAACGACTTTTCCGGCGTCGACCGCGTGATTTCGGTGAAGTCGGCTACGCTCGAGCCGCGACGGCCCGGGGTAGTCGGCTTGTATTTACGGATTCCCATTATTTATTCCTCGTTAAAGTGGTCTCCGCCCTAGCTGAGCGGACCGCCGAAGATGTCGATTGTGCCGTCCTTGAGGGTGACAATGGCGCGCTTGGTGCTCTTGCGCTGTCCCCATCCGAACTTGGTGCGCTTACGCTTACCGGCACGGTTGATGGTGTTGATCGAGTCGACCTTGACGGAGAAAATCTTCTCCACGGCCAGCTTGATCTCGGTCTTGTTCGAGCGGGGGTCGACCAGGAAGGTGTACTTACCTTCGTCGATCAGGCCGTAGCTCTTTTCCGAGACGACGGGTGCAAGCACTACGTCGCGCGGGTCCTTAGCGGTGGTCGCGCTCACTTGGCGTCCTCCTTGACAGTGTTCTTGCCAACGAACTCGTCGTAGGCAGCCTTGGTGAAGACCACGTCGTCGGATACCAGCACGTCGTAGGTGTTCAGCTGATCTACGTAGATCACGTGAACTTCCGGGACGTTGCGCACGGACAGTGCAGCAACATCGTTGGCGCGCTCGATAACAACGAGCAGGTTCTTGCGGTCGGAGACCGAACGCAGGGCGCTCAGTGCATCCTTGGTGGACGGCGTGGTGCCGGCAACCAGGGTCTCGAGGACGTGGATACGGCCGTTGCGTGCCCGGTCGGACAGGGCGCCGCGCAGTGCAGCAGCCTTCATCTTCTTGGGGGTGCGCTGGCTGTAATCGCGAGGCGTCGGTCCGTGGACCACGCCGCCGCCGGTCATGTGAGGCGCACGGATGGAGCCCTGACGAGCCCGGCCGGTGCCCTTCTGCTTGAACGGCTTGCGGCCTGCACCGCTCACCTCGGCGCGGGTCTTCGTCTTGTGCGTACCCTGGCGGGCGGCTGCAAGCTGAGCAACTACCACCTGGTGGAGCAGCGGTACGTTCGTCTGAACGTCGAAGATCTCTGCGGGGAATTCAACAGTGGTTTCGTTAGCCATGAGACTAAGCTCCCTTCACGGCGGTGCGTACGAGGACGACCTGGCCGCGGGCGCCGGGAACGGCACCCTTGATCAGCAGGAGCGACTTCTCGGCGTCCACACCGTGAACCGTGAGGTTCATCGTGGTGTGACGGACGGCGCCCATACGGCCAGCCATCCGAACGCCCTTGAAGACGCGGCCCGGGGTGGATGCGCCACCGATGGAACCCGGCTTACGGTGGTTCTTGTGTGCACCGTGGGAGGCACCGACGCCGTGGAAGCCGTGACGCTTCATGACACCGGCAAAGCCCTTGCCCTTGGAGGTTCCGACGACGTCGACCTTCTGGCCGGCTTCGAAAATCTCAACAGAGAGTTCCTGGCCCAGCTCGTAGGTGTCGGCGTCTGCGGTACGCAGTTCAACTACGTGGCGGCGCGGCGTAACGCCGGCCTTTTCAAAGTGGCCGGCCAGCGGCTTGGTCACCTTGCGCGGGTCGATCTGGCCGTAGCCGATCTGAACGGCGGTGTAGCCGTCCTTTTCCGCGTTGCGCAGCTGCGTGATGACGTTGGAGTCAGCCTGGACGACGGTTACGGGGATGAGCTTGTTGTTCTCGTCCCAAACCTGGGTCATGCCGAGCTTGGTGCCCAGCAGTC from Arthrobacter zhangbolii includes the following:
- the rplB gene encoding 50S ribosomal protein L2, with product MGIRKYKPTTPGRRGSSVADFTEITRSTPEKSLVRPLPKKGGRNNTGKITTRHKGGGHKRQYRLIDFRRHDKDGVNARVAEIEYDPNRTARIALLHYVDGTKRYIIAPNKLKQGDFVEAGAGADIKPGNNLPLRNIPVGTTIHAVELRPGGGAKMARSAGASVQLVAKEGRFAQLRLPSGEIRNVDVRCRATIGEVGNAEQSNINWGKAGRMRWKGVRPTVRGVAMNPVDHPHGGGEGKTSGGRHPVNPNGKREGRTRRPNKESDNLIVRRRRSGKNKR
- the rpmC gene encoding 50S ribosomal protein L29: MAVGSKELTTEQLDGFDKDRLVEELRKSKEELFNLRFQSATGQLENHGRLRAVKRDIARIYTVLRERELGIRPEVVAPVEEAAPEAPKKSKKKATESEAEAKVAEDDAK
- the rplD gene encoding 50S ribosomal protein L4 — translated: MANETTVEFPAEIFDVQTNVPLLHQVVVAQLAAARQGTHKTKTRAEVSGAGRKPFKQKGTGRARQGSIRAPHMTGGGVVHGPTPRDYSQRTPKKMKAAALRGALSDRARNGRIHVLETLVAGTTPSTKDALSALRSVSDRKNLLVVIERANDVAALSVRNVPEVHVIYVDQLNTYDVLVSDDVVFTKAAYDEFVGKNTVKEDAK
- the rplV gene encoding 50S ribosomal protein L22, whose amino-acid sequence is MEAKAIARHIRVTPMKARRVVNLVRGKQANEALAILKFAPQAASEPVLKVVQSAMANARVLADRDGVAFDEGDLFISEAFVDEGPTMKRFQPRAQGRAYRINKRTSHVTVVVATPTIEEER
- the rplE gene encoding 50S ribosomal protein L5 gives rise to the protein MTETVTKIVPRLKTRYAAEIKQTLQDEFNYANVNQVPRLVKVVVNMGVGDAAKDSKLIDGAVRDLTQITGQKPQVTKARKSIAQFKLREGMPIGAHVTLRGDRMWEFVDRLVTLALPRIRDFRGLNGKQFDGNGNYTFGLTEQSMFHEIDQDKIDRVRGMDVTVVTTAKTDDEGRALLKALGFPFKSED
- the rpsS gene encoding 30S ribosomal protein S19, which encodes MPRSLKKGPFVDQHLFLKVAAENEKGTKNVIKTWSRRSMIIPDMLGHTIAVHDGRKHIPVFVTESMVGHKLGEFALTRTFRGHVKDDRKGKRR
- the rplN gene encoding 50S ribosomal protein L14, producing the protein MIQQESRLKVADNTGAKEILTIRVLGGSGRRYAGIGDTIVATVKDAIPGGNVKKGDVVKAVIVRTKKERRRQDGSYIKFDENAAVILKNDGDPRGTRIFGPVGRELRDKKFMKIISLAPEVL
- the rplW gene encoding 50S ribosomal protein L23, with the translated sequence MSATTAKDPRDVVLAPVVSEKSYGLIDEGKYTFLVDPRSNKTEIKLAVEKIFSVKVDSINTINRAGKRKRTKFGWGQRKSTKRAIVTLKDGTIDIFGGPLS
- the rplP gene encoding 50S ribosomal protein L16, which encodes MLIPRRVKFRKQHHPGRSGAATGGTAVSFGEWGIQALTPAYVTNRQIEAARIAMTRHIKRGGKVWINIYPDRPLTKKPAETRMGSGKGSPEWWVANVKPGRVLFELSGVSEEVAREALRLAIHKLPLKARIVRREGGE
- the rplX gene encoding 50S ribosomal protein L24, whose amino-acid sequence is MAKIKKGDLVQVITGAKAERGGDRGKQGKVLKVFPESNRVLVEGINRVTKHTKVGQSSRGSKTGGIEVVEAPIHVSNVAVVDPETKKPTRVGFRTETVEKDGRERTVRIRVAKGSGKDL
- the rpsC gene encoding 30S ribosomal protein S3 — its product is MGQKVNPHGFRLGITTDHVSHWFADSNKPGQRYKDFVREDIKIRQLMSTGMDRAGIAKVEIERTRDRVRVDIHTARPGIVIGRRGAEADRIRGELEKLTGKQVQLNILEVKNPEMEAQLVAQGVAEQLSSRVAFRRAMKKAIQSAQRAGAKGIRIQCSGRLGGAEMSRSEFYREGRVPLHTLRAQIDYGFFEAKTTFGRIGVKVWIYKGDVTAKELAAQQAAAPSRGRSNDRPGRGPADRGDRGGDRRRRNDRGDKAAAPAAEAPAAEAAAPAAEGGQA
- the rpsQ gene encoding 30S ribosomal protein S17, with protein sequence MSENKNEAAVTTDANGADARGYRKTARGYVVSDKMDKTIVVQVEDRVKHALYGKVIRRTEKRKAHDEQNAAGIGDLVLIAETRPLSATKRWRLVEILEKAK